The following are encoded together in the Acidobacteriota bacterium genome:
- a CDS encoding RNA-binding protein yields the protein MRIYVGNLSYEMTDDDLRGMFEPYGEVSSANVITDKFTGSSKGFGFVEMPAREAGQKAISELRGREVRGRALNVDEAKPQGMAGGGGGGGGRPGGGGGRPGGGGGRGPRGGGFGGPRGGY from the coding sequence GTGAGGATTTACGTCGGCAATTTGTCGTACGAAATGACCGATGACGATCTCAGGGGGATGTTCGAGCCCTACGGTGAGGTCTCTTCGGCGAACGTGATCACCGACAAGTTCACGGGGAGCAGCAAGGGGTTCGGGTTCGTCGAGATGCCCGCGCGCGAAGCGGGTCAGAAGGCGATCTCGGAGCTCCGTGGCCGTGAGGTTCGCGGCCGTGCTCTGAACGTGGACGAGGCCAAGCCTCAGGGCATGGCCGGCGGTGGTGGCGGTGGTGGTGGACGTCCCGGCGGTGGCGGCGGACGCCCCGGCGGCGGCGGTGGTCGTGGACCTCGCGGCGGCGGCTTCGGCGGCCCTCGCGGCGGCTACTGA